Within the Marinobacter sp. SS13-12 genome, the region CGGTTATCGAAGCTGGCGCCCACTTCCACCCGTTTTTCACGCACTTCGTAGAGATCTTCATCTGCCGGATCGGCGATCCACACTGTGACGCGGCCGTCGGGATAGCGGTTAATGGCATCCCGGGAAACGGTTAGTCCCTGCTCACCCGTGGACACCCTTAATGTTGCCTGTACTGCCATGCCGGGCAGTACCTTCAGCGCTTCCGGCCCGGTGGCCCGCAGCAGGAACGTTCTGGCCCGGGTATCGCTGACCGGCACCAGGGATTCGATGGTGACCGGAACCGGTTTCTGGTCCACACCTTTGGCCTGAACCAGCAGTTCGGAAGCGTCAGTGATGCGCTGGTAGTAATCCTGGGGTACCCGAAAATCCAGCCTGAGGTTGGTGATATCCACCAGGGTCAGCAACTCGTCACCAGGCGTCACCCACTCTCCCAGGTCACTGGCACGGTTGCTGACAACGCCATCGAACGGCGCTTCAATGCGATGACGGTCCAGCACAACCTGGCGCCGCTTTTCTTCGGCACGCAAACGGGCAAGGGCGGCCTCCGTGGCGGCAACCTCGCTCTCGCGGGCGCTGACTTCTGTCGCCGCAATATTACGGCCTGCCCCCACCGAACGGGCTTCGGCCAGCCGGCGTTGCGCCTCCTCCAGCCGGACACGGGCTTCTGACGCCTCCGCACGGGCGCTTTCGAGCTCGAACTCTGCCTGCTCATCGTCCAGACTCATCAACAGATCGCCCCGGGCAACCCTGCCCCCGGTTTCGACCCGCACACCGTCAACAAGCCCTGCCACCGCCGTGGACAGCCGGGAGGTACGCAGGGCATTGACGGTACCGTTCAGGCTGACTTCGCTGATGATATCGGATGTTTCAACCTGCTCCAGTTCAACCCCGGGGCGATCCTGCGCCTGGACCTGCGATAGCGCAAAACACCACAATCCGGCCAGAAAGCCCAGTCGCATGACGAGTGGTTTCACTGAATGTCCCCTTTTGTCCTGCGCTGCTGCCGCGCTGAATTCTGTCTCTTGAAGCCACCATGAACCTACGTCGTGAAATCCCGGGCAGACCTGTCAAAGTCGGAGTTTCAGGCCTGTTCGGCCAGCAACCGGTACTTCCACCGACTCCTAAATGCTGCAACACTGTCTGCCAGACAACAACCAGAACAATGCGAGATTCATACCGTGAAACCACTGAGCCCGATAGACCAGGTGTTTCTGTGGCTGGAAAAACGCCAGCAACCCATGCACGTTGGTGGCCTGCAGCTGTTCTCGTTCCCTGAAGATGCACCGGACGACTATGTCGCACAGCTGGCAGACCAGTTGCGGGAACAGTGTACGGTGACCCCGCCGTTCGACCGGCGCCTGAACAACCGGTTCGGCCAACCATTCTGGGTGGAAGACGAGCACCTGGACCTGGAGCACCATTTCCGGTTTGAAGCCCTGCCCACCCCGGGCCGTATCCGGGAACTGCTGGCGTTCGTCTCCGCAGAACACAGCCACCTGATGGACCGGGAACGGCCGATGTGGGAGTTCCACCTCATTGAGGGCCTGAAAGACCGACAGTTCGCCGTCTATATCAAGATACACCACTCCCTGGTGGACGGCGTTTCCGCCATGCGGCTGTTCCAGCGCATGCTGTCCCAGGACCCGGAACAGCGGAACATGCCCCCGATATGGGCACTGCCGCTGCGCAGCCGCAACAACAATGGCGACAACGGCCCGTCCATGTGGCGCAACGTCGCCCATCTGCTGGGGGAGTCCGGTAAACAGCTGGGTACGGTGCCGGCTGTGTCCAAGGCACTGTTGAGTACCGTCAACCGCGCGCGAAAGGACCCGGCCTACGACTCCATTTTCCACGCCCCCCAATGTGTCCTCAACGGCAAGATCACCGGCTCCCGACGCTTTGCGGCCCAGTCCTACTGCCTGAAGCGCATCAAGGCGGTGTGCAAGGCCTACGAAACAACAGTCAATGACGTGGTCATGGCCATGTGCGCCACGGCACTGCGAACCTATCTGATGAACCAGGATGCACTGCCGGAGAAGCCACTGGTGGCGATGGTGCCCGTCTCCCTGCGCAAGGATGACAGCTCGGGCGGGAACCAGGTGGGCATCATCCTGGCGTCGCTGGGCACTCATCTGAACGACGCGGCTGAGCGGTTGCGCTATATCCATGAAGACGTGAAAGCCTCCAAAGAGCGCTACGCCAACATGTCTGCAGAGGAAATCCTGAACTACACCGCTTTGTTGCTGGCACCGGCAGGCTTCAACCTGCTGACCGGCCTGGCGCCGAAGTGGCAGACCTTCAACGTGGTAATTTCCAACATACCCGGGCCAAAGGAACCCAGCTACTGGAACGGAGCGAGGCTTGAGGGGATGTATCCGGTGTCTATTGCCATGGACCG harbors:
- a CDS encoding wax ester/triacylglycerol synthase family O-acyltransferase, with the protein product MKPLSPIDQVFLWLEKRQQPMHVGGLQLFSFPEDAPDDYVAQLADQLREQCTVTPPFDRRLNNRFGQPFWVEDEHLDLEHHFRFEALPTPGRIRELLAFVSAEHSHLMDRERPMWEFHLIEGLKDRQFAVYIKIHHSLVDGVSAMRLFQRMLSQDPEQRNMPPIWALPLRSRNNNGDNGPSMWRNVAHLLGESGKQLGTVPAVSKALLSTVNRARKDPAYDSIFHAPQCVLNGKITGSRRFAAQSYCLKRIKAVCKAYETTVNDVVMAMCATALRTYLMNQDALPEKPLVAMVPVSLRKDDSSGGNQVGIILASLGTHLNDAAERLRYIHEDVKASKERYANMSAEEILNYTALLLAPAGFNLLTGLAPKWQTFNVVISNIPGPKEPSYWNGARLEGMYPVSIAMDRIALNMTLTSYCDQIEFGLIGCRRTLPSLQRMLDYLEEGLAELESAAGI
- a CDS encoding efflux RND transporter periplasmic adaptor subunit, with the protein product MKPLVMRLGFLAGLWCFALSQVQAQDRPGVELEQVETSDIISEVSLNGTVNALRTSRLSTAVAGLVDGVRVETGGRVARGDLLMSLDDEQAEFELESARAEASEARVRLEEAQRRLAEARSVGAGRNIAATEVSARESEVAATEAALARLRAEEKRRQVVLDRHRIEAPFDGVVSNRASDLGEWVTPGDELLTLVDITNLRLDFRVPQDYYQRITDASELLVQAKGVDQKPVPVTIESLVPVSDTRARTFLLRATGPEALKVLPGMAVQATLRVSTGEQGLTVSRDAINRYPDGRVTVWIADPADEDLYEVREKRVEVGASFDNRMEILSGLDGDERVVIRGNESLEDGARVRLAERGSR